In Rattus norvegicus strain BN/NHsdMcwi chromosome 3, GRCr8, whole genome shotgun sequence, a genomic segment contains:
- the Nkx2-4 gene encoding homeobox protein Nkx-2.4: MSLSPKHTTPFSVSDILSPIEETYKKFGGVMDGAPPGLGAPLGAAAYRAPPTGPSSQAAAVAGMQPPHAMAGHNAAAAAAAAAAAAAAAATYHMPPGVSQFPHSAMGSYCNGGLGNMGELPAYTDGMRGGAAAAATGWYGANTDPRYSSISRFMGPSAGVNVAGMGSLTGIADAAKSLAPLHAAAPRRKRRVLFSQAQVYELERRFKQQKYLSAPEREHLASMIHLTPTQVKIWFQNHRYKMKRQAKDKAAQQLQQEGGLGPPPPPPPPSPRRVAVPVLVKDGKPCQNGAGTPTPGQGGQQPQAPTPASELEELSSSPPALHGPGGGLAALDTATGDYGGGVLGANLLYGRTW, translated from the exons ATGTCGTTGAGCCCCAAGCACACGACGCCCTTCTCTGTGTCCGACATCCTGAGCCCCATCGAGGAGACCTACAAGAAGTTCGGCGGCGTCATGGACGGTGCGCCGCCTGGCCTGGGGGCGCCCCTGGGGGCCGCCGCCTACCGCGCGCCACCGACTGGCCCCTCCTCGCAGGCGGCGGCCGTGGCCGGCATGCAGCCGCCCCACGCCATGGCCGGACACaacgcggcggcggcggcagcggcagcggcagcggcagcggcggcggccgCCACCTACCACATGCCTCCCGGCGTCTCGCAGTTCCCGCACAGCGCAATGGGCAGCTACTGCAACGGCGGCCTGGGCAACATGGGTGAGCTGCCCGCCTACACGGACGGCATGCGGGGCGGCGCGGCGGCCGCGGCCACCGGCTGGTACGGCGCCAACACGGACCCGCGCTACTCGTCAA TCTCCAGGTTCATGGGGCCGTCGGCGGGTGTGAACGTGGCCGGCATGGGTTCGCTGACCGGCATCGCGGACGCCGCCAAGTCTCTGGCACCGCTGCACGCGGCCGCGCCGCGAAGGAAGCGCCGAGTGCTCTTCTCGCAAGCTCAGGTCTACGAGCTGGAGCGGCGCTTCAAGCAGCAGAAGTACCTGTCGGCGCCCGAGCGCGAGCACCTCGCCAGCATGATCCACCTGACGCCCACGCAGGTCAAGATCTGGTTCCAGAACCATCGCTACAAGATGAAGAGACAGGCCAAGGACAAGGCGGCACAGCAGCTGCAACAGGAGGGCGGCCTGGGTCCTCCACCGCCTCCGCCGCCGCCGTCGCCGCGCCGCGTGGCCGTACCGGTGCTGGTGAAGGACGGCAAGCCGTGCCAGAACGGCGCGGGCACCCCGACGCCTGGCCAGGGCGGCCAGCAGCCGCAGGCCCCGACGCCCGCGTCAGAGCTCGAGGAGCTTTCGTCCAGCCCGCCCGCTCTGCACGGTCCCGGGGGCGGCTTAGCGGCCCTGGACACCGCCACCGGGGACTATGGCGGAGGCGTGCTCGGCGCCAACCTGCTCTATGGCAGAACGTGGTGA